The genomic window AGCACCCGTACCTGTACCACCACCCATACCTGCGGCGATAAAGATCATATCAGCCCCTTGTAGCGTTTCTCTAATCGTTTCTCTGTCTTCTTCAGCGCTGCGACGACCTATTTCAGGGTTAGCGCCGGCGCCTAAACCTTTAGTTACATCTGCACCAAGTTGTAAAGTAACATTGGCTGCTGAATTACGTAATGCTTGTGAATCAGTATTTGCCGTTATGAATTCAACACCTTCAATGGTTTGACAAACCATGTGTTCAACTGCATTACCGCCACCGCCACCAACACCAATGACTTTGATTACTGCTTCTTCGTTATGATCTTCCATTAATTCAAACATTTTTACTCTCTCCGATTTTTATGTTTTGTTCCACCAAAACGCGATTTAACTCTTACTTTTTACTTATCCACCATGATTGAGGTAGATTATAAAAATTTATTTACTCTTCTTATAACAAAGGTTTTAGTGAGGGTTAAAACTCACCTTTAAACCAAGCTAAGATACGCGAAGTAATACTAGCAATACCTTCACTTTTCTTACTCTCTATACTTTGTTGTTCATTGGCTTGCATACCGTAATGTAATAAACCAACAACCGTTGAGTAAGTTGAATCATCAACATACTCTTTTAAACCACTCATACCTTTTGGCTTAGCGACACGTACTGGCATTTGAAAAACTTCTTCAGCAAACTCAACAACACCTTCCATTTTCGCTGTACCACCGGTTAACACATAACCTGCGGCAATTTGATCTTCTAAGCCCGCTTCGCGAACTGCTTCTTGAATAAGTTCAAAAAGCTCTTGGTAACGTGGCTCAACAACTTCCGCTAAAGTGTGACGAGACATTGAGCGTGCAGGACGACCGCCAACACTGGGTACTTCAATGTTCTCTTCCATACTCACCATTTGTCGAAGCGCACAAGCATATTGCACTTTAATATCTTCTGCGTGGCTTAACGGCGTTCTAAAAATTTTAGCAATATCACTGGTGACTTGATTACCAGCCACAGGTATAACCGCAGTGTGTCTTAAAGCACCGCCGGCAAATACCGCAATATCCATCGTACCTGCGCCCATGTCTACCACACAAATACCGAGTTCTTTCTCATCATCTGTTAGCACAGCATAACTAGATGCTAATGCTGAAAAAATAAGTTGATCGGCTTTTACTTCACAGCGCTCAACACATTTAACAATATTTTTAGCCATGTCGTTAGCACAAGTAACAATATGAACTTTGGCCTCCATTCGGACACCTGACATACCAATCGGGCTTTTTATCCCATCTTGGCAGTCAATACTAAATTCTTGTGGTAGTACATGTAACATGCGTCGTTCCGCGGAAATCGGTACTGAACGCGCGGTATGTATTACGTTATCAACATCTTCTTGAATGACTTCTTTGTCATTGATTGGCACCATGCCATTTTCATTTTGACAACTAATATGCTTACCTGAAATACCTAAGTAAACCGAGCTAATTTGGCAATCGGCCATTAATTCAGCTTCGTTGATAGCACGCTGAATTGATTGAATAACCAAATTCAAATCATTAACGCCACCTTTATCCATACCTCGTGCAGGTTGATTTCCAACACCAACAATACTTAATTGATTGTCCGGTGTTATTTCACCAACAGCAACAGATATTTTCGACGTTCCTATGTCTAAACCTACTACCAAGTTTCTTTCGTTTACTTTTGACATTAAAGTTAAGCTCTTTGTTTATTCTCTGCGGTTTTCCAACCAACAGCGAGTCCAGTGTCATAACGTAAATCAACATAATCCACTTGCTGATTTTCTTCTTTTGTTTTCATTATTTGCGGGTAGACATCCATAAATCTTTGTACACGCTCAATTTTGTTTTCTCTACCTAAATTAAGCGTTATGCCGTTCTTCAGCGTTAACTGCCAAGAATGACGTTCGGTAAGTAACAACTCATCAATTGACAGCTCACTAAACTTCAGCAACTTACTTAAATTAACAAAGTTACTTAAGGCAAGATCTTCACTGCCTTCAGGACCAAAAAATGCGGGTAAAGCAGACTGCAAACGTGTGGTGTCTGCCTGAAATGCTTTACCGTATTGATTAATTAAAAAGTCACCATTCCATAAAGCAATCGGAGTTTGATCAACAACATAAATTTTCAGTTCATTCGGCCACTTTTTTCGTACCGATACCGAGTATACCCAAGGTAATTCAGCCACTTTCTGTTGTACGTGATTGACATCAACATTAAAAAAGTTTCCTAAGTTAACATCTTCAATCGCATTTTCTATATCTTGTCTATTGGTAAACGGCATTTCACCGCCAATAACAATCGACGTAACAGGCATTGACTCTTCAGATGACATTTTATTATTTAAAAACCAACTGAATGAAATAATAGTAACAATCACCAGCACAAAAAAAGTCACACCGAGCCAAAAAGACCAGTGTAATTTTTCTTGTTGCTCCGTCATTAATGGTGATAATGACGGTTGATTTCTACTAGTGATTGTCATTATTTATCTGCTAATTGTCCTGTGCTAATGGCAACTATTTTTGTTACCAGCTCACTAAAACTTAAGCCGTGTACCTTTGCTGCTTTAGGTACCAATGACGTTTCAGTCATACCTGGAACAGTATTGACTTCCAGTAGCTGCCATTTATTTTCATTGTTACGCATAACATCTACGCGCCCCCATCCTTTTGCACCAGTTGCTTTAAAAGCTTTAAGCGCTAATGCTTTAAGCGCTTGTTCATCTTCATCACTCAAACCAGCAGGACAATGATATTGTGTTGTCGTTGATTGATATTTAGCTTCGTAGTCATAGAACTCACGAGGCGTTTCCATATGAATGGCGGGTAACGCTTCTTCGCCTAAAATAGCCACCGTATATTCAGGGCCATTAATCCATGCTTCTACTAAAATTTGGTCATCATATTCAAAGGCAGTCGTTAATGCTTGGTGTAATTCATTAGCTGTTTTAGCTTTGGCCATACCAATACTTGAGCCTTCATTGGCTGGCTTAACCATGACCATACCACCAAGTGTCGCCAGTATTTTTTCTGCTTGAGTTTCTTGGTAAGCCTCTTTTTCTACAATAGCAAAAGGCGCAGTTGGTAATCCTTGTGCTTGAAACACTTGCTTGCTACGAATTTTGTCCATGGACAACGCAGATCCTAAGACATCAGAACCGGTATAGGGGATGCCCATATATTGTAAAGCCCCCTGCACACAACCATCTTCACCGCCTCGACCATGCAAAGCGATAAAAACACGATCGATATTTCGTTTAGTTAAGTCAGCTAAACAAAATCCTCGAGTGTCGATGAGTTCAACGTCAAAACCAGCTTGTTGTAGACCCTTGGTAATCGCTTTTCCAGAATTAAGTGATACTTCGCGTTCTGCTGAGTCGCCGCCATATAAAACAGCTAACCTTTGGTCTTTCAGTGCTTTCACTTTTTAGCCCCTTTAAGGTCAACATTGAGTAACGGGTTTATCATAATTTCACGAGCTATAACGCCAATAGTACCTGCGCCTTGTGTAATAACCATATCGCCGTCTTGTAATTGCGCTTGCAACAATTCTGCTAATATTTCAGCGCTACTAACATAGATAGGTTCAATTTGACCACGCTGGCGAATACTTCGCGCTAGGCTTTTACTGTCAGCACTGTTGATAGGCGCTTCGCCCGCCGCATAAACATCGAGTAAAAATAAGCAATCGACTTCAGATAACACTTCAACAAAGTCTTCGTATAAATCGCGCGTACGAGAATAACGGTGTGGCTCAAAAATCATCACTAAGCGTTTTTCAGGCCAGCCATTTCTCATTGCTTTAATTGTTGCTTTAACTTCACGAGGGTGATGTCCATAATCATCGACTAAGATCATCTCACCTTTTTCTGTCGCTAAATTAGCCAATTGTTCAAAACGTCTACCGATACCCGCAAATTTTTCTAGAGCACTGACAATGGCCGCGTCGTCTACGCCTTCATCAGTTGCAACAGCGATACTCGCCAAAGCGTTAAGCACATTATGTTCACCGGGTAAGTTTACTGACATATTGATATCAGCAAAACCTTCACGCTGTACGGTAAAATGACTAACGCCACCATTTTGTTGAAAGTTTGTC from Colwellia sp. PAMC 20917 includes these protein-coding regions:
- the ftsA gene encoding cell division protein FtsA, which gives rise to MSKVNERNLVVGLDIGTSKISVAVGEITPDNQLSIVGVGNQPARGMDKGGVNDLNLVIQSIQRAINEAELMADCQISSVYLGISGKHISCQNENGMVPINDKEVIQEDVDNVIHTARSVPISAERRMLHVLPQEFSIDCQDGIKSPIGMSGVRMEAKVHIVTCANDMAKNIVKCVERCEVKADQLIFSALASSYAVLTDDEKELGICVVDMGAGTMDIAVFAGGALRHTAVIPVAGNQVTSDIAKIFRTPLSHAEDIKVQYACALRQMVSMEENIEVPSVGGRPARSMSRHTLAEVVEPRYQELFELIQEAVREAGLEDQIAAGYVLTGGTAKMEGVVEFAEEVFQMPVRVAKPKGMSGLKEYVDDSTYSTVVGLLHYGMQANEQQSIESKKSEGIASITSRILAWFKGEF
- a CDS encoding cell division protein FtsQ/DivIB encodes the protein MTITSRNQPSLSPLMTEQQEKLHWSFWLGVTFFVLVIVTIISFSWFLNNKMSSEESMPVTSIVIGGEMPFTNRQDIENAIEDVNLGNFFNVDVNHVQQKVAELPWVYSVSVRKKWPNELKIYVVDQTPIALWNGDFLINQYGKAFQADTTRLQSALPAFFGPEGSEDLALSNFVNLSKLLKFSELSIDELLLTERHSWQLTLKNGITLNLGRENKIERVQRFMDVYPQIMKTKEENQQVDYVDLRYDTGLAVGWKTAENKQRA
- a CDS encoding D-alanine--D-alanine ligase, with protein sequence MKALKDQRLAVLYGGDSAEREVSLNSGKAITKGLQQAGFDVELIDTRGFCLADLTKRNIDRVFIALHGRGGEDGCVQGALQYMGIPYTGSDVLGSALSMDKIRSKQVFQAQGLPTAPFAIVEKEAYQETQAEKILATLGGMVMVKPANEGSSIGMAKAKTANELHQALTTAFEYDDQILVEAWINGPEYTVAILGEEALPAIHMETPREFYDYEAKYQSTTTQYHCPAGLSDEDEQALKALALKAFKATGAKGWGRVDVMRNNENKWQLLEVNTVPGMTETSLVPKAAKVHGLSFSELVTKIVAISTGQLADK